A stretch of Imperialibacter roseus DNA encodes these proteins:
- a CDS encoding ice-binding family protein — protein MILKKTFAAIAMATVVMIAGCNKDKDNDPTPLIPQAVSSAPANDATDVETSATVSISFNKNMDAATISSTTFTLLAGTEAVAGAVTYADSTATFTPTNELAASTLFTATLTTGAKDVDGLSLEEDYTFSFTTGLAPDRTAPTVTAITPQNDGVNVSLSQAITVTFSEEMDAATINTTSVLLASGTTAVTGAVTYTGMVATFTPAASLQAGLVYTATVTVAVSDLKGNAMAAARVWSFTTDVLPTATATSPLNNATGVARNKVLSITFSEAMDASTVNSTNFVLKQGTAAVAGSVNYSGTVATFTPTSLLTAGTVYTATVTTGVKDLGGNALAVPQVWSFTTGTVAGLAVVNLGMSGDYVILAKTAINNIPNSAITGDLGLSPAATSFITGFALTNATGYATSPQVTGKVYAADMASPTSTNLTTAVENMITAYNDAAGRPTPDFSELGTGNIGGQTLAAGLYKWTSTVTIPSDLVISGTADDVWIFQISGDLTMSSAVNMTLSGGAQAKNIFWQVAGEVTIGTTSHFEGVILSMTGITMQTGASMNGIALAQTAVILDQNTVVKPQ, from the coding sequence ATGATATTGAAAAAAACATTTGCCGCCATAGCTATGGCCACCGTGGTGATGATAGCAGGGTGTAACAAAGACAAGGACAACGATCCTACACCTTTAATTCCTCAGGCAGTTAGTTCTGCGCCTGCCAATGACGCTACCGACGTGGAGACGAGCGCTACCGTGAGCATTTCATTTAATAAGAACATGGACGCTGCTACCATCAGCAGCACCACTTTTACCTTGCTGGCCGGCACTGAGGCCGTGGCAGGTGCGGTTACTTATGCCGACTCAACGGCCACCTTCACTCCCACCAATGAGCTTGCTGCCAGCACGCTGTTTACAGCTACGCTCACAACGGGTGCGAAAGACGTGGATGGTCTGTCGCTGGAGGAAGATTACACTTTCAGCTTTACTACAGGCCTGGCGCCTGACAGAACTGCGCCAACTGTGACAGCGATAACCCCTCAGAATGACGGGGTGAATGTGTCGCTCAGTCAGGCCATTACGGTAACGTTCAGCGAGGAAATGGACGCTGCTACCATCAACACCACTTCGGTGCTGCTTGCCAGCGGCACAACGGCCGTAACAGGCGCAGTGACCTACACAGGCATGGTGGCCACCTTCACGCCTGCTGCCAGCTTGCAGGCAGGCCTTGTTTACACGGCCACGGTAACAGTGGCAGTATCTGACCTAAAAGGCAATGCCATGGCAGCCGCCAGGGTGTGGTCGTTCACAACCGACGTGCTCCCCACTGCCACGGCCACTTCGCCGCTTAACAACGCCACCGGTGTTGCCCGCAACAAGGTGCTCTCTATCACTTTCAGCGAAGCGATGGATGCGTCAACAGTAAATAGCACCAACTTTGTGCTGAAGCAGGGAACTGCGGCTGTAGCCGGCTCGGTGAACTATTCAGGCACTGTGGCTACCTTTACGCCCACAAGTTTATTGACAGCTGGCACGGTTTACACTGCCACTGTAACCACCGGCGTGAAAGACCTGGGTGGAAATGCCCTGGCTGTTCCTCAGGTGTGGAGCTTTACCACGGGCACTGTTGCCGGACTGGCAGTGGTGAACCTGGGCATGTCGGGTGATTACGTGATCCTGGCCAAAACAGCCATCAACAACATCCCCAACTCGGCGATTACCGGTGACTTAGGCCTGAGCCCTGCAGCCACTTCTTTTATCACTGGTTTCGCTCTGACCAACGCCACAGGTTACGCTACGTCTCCCCAGGTAACAGGCAAGGTGTATGCAGCCGACATGGCTTCGCCTACATCGACCAACCTGACTACAGCGGTAGAAAACATGATCACTGCCTACAACGATGCGGCAGGCAGGCCTACGCCTGACTTTTCGGAGCTGGGCACGGGCAATATCGGTGGACAAACCCTGGCGGCCGGTCTGTACAAATGGACAAGCACGGTGACCATCCCATCTGACCTGGTCATTTCGGGCACTGCCGATGATGTGTGGATTTTCCAGATCAGCGGCGACCTGACCATGAGCTCAGCAGTGAATATGACCTTGAGCGGTGGAGCGCAGGCCAAAAACATTTTCTGGCAAGTGGCTGGTGAGGTAACCATTGGTACTACCTCTCACTTTGAAGGTGTGATACTGTCGATGACGGGCATTACCATGCAAACTGGTGCTTCCATGAATGGCATAGCGCTGGCACAAACTGCGGTAATTCTCGATCAGAATACCGTGGTGAAGCCACAATAA